A single Montipora foliosa isolate CH-2021 chromosome 7, ASM3666993v2, whole genome shotgun sequence DNA region contains:
- the LOC138010771 gene encoding uncharacterized protein codes for MVEKYLQEARDLGMSYRHEHMPATLGYKGFLVHESDAKEAELIVGKETMELQNLLLKTMPKGLIPDDLVPKIEQGIRLVDVPRQAKEALLQEGLQAPVAGYAPKLNLRRWNDYSLVRINNNCYNYANDKITNSFAQPGTASGHPYESLTPEELLRASESDGLLKLNVGPDDPVPAAPKQPNCLVALFVDPGNDFHWYRLDNNGLWSQKPGQGNATNLDGNGNLIHDPRKAANFPNFDYKFVSFMEIFTNIIDGPRGPH; via the exons ATGGTAGAAAAGTATCTGCAGGAGGCCAGAGATCTTGGCATGTCCTACCGGCATGAGCACATGCCCGCCACTCTTGGGTACAAAGGCTTCCTAGTGCATGAGTCGGATGCCAAGGAAGCAGAATTGATCGTAGGCAAGGAAACGATGGAGCTGCAAAATCTACTGCTTAAAACCATGCCAAAAGGGCTGATACCCGATGACTTAGTCCCGAAGATTGAGCAAGGGATTCGATTGGTAGATGTGCCTCGACAGGCTAAAGAAGCTTTGCTCCAAGAAGGGTTGCAGGCTCCAGTCGCAGGTTATGCTCCAAAACTTAACCTGCGTCGTTGGAACGACTACTCTTTGGTCCGAATAAACAACAACTGTTACAACTATGCAAACGACAAAATTACCAACAGCTTTGCACAGCCTGGTACTGCAAGTGGTCATCCTTATGAAAGTCTCACTCCAGAGGAGCTTCTTCGGGCTTCCGAAAGCGATGGTTTACTGAAATTGAACGTTGGACCAGACGATCCGGTCCCCGCAGCACCAAAACAACCTAACTGCCTAGTGGCACTCTTTGTTGACCCTG GTAACGATTTTCATTGGTATCGCTTGGATAACAACGGCCTCTGGTCCCAAAAGCCTGGACAAGGTAATGCCACCAACCTTGATGGAAATGGAAATTTGATTCACGATCCAAGAAAAGCTGCCAATTTTCCGAATTTCGATTACAAGTTTGTTTCCTTTATGGAGATTTTTACGAATATAATAGATGGTCCTAGAGGCCCACATTAA